The following coding sequences are from one Zalophus californianus isolate mZalCal1 chromosome 5, mZalCal1.pri.v2, whole genome shotgun sequence window:
- the SAP30L gene encoding histone deacetylase complex subunit SAP30L isoform X2 yields the protein MNGFSTEEDSREGPPAAPAAAPGYGQSCCLIEDGERCVRPAGNASFSKRVQKSISQKKLKLDIDKSVRHLYICDFHKNFIQSVRNKRKRKTSDDGGDSPEHDTDIPETVSRHFRNIPVNEKETLAYFIYMVKSNKSRLDQKSEGGKQLE from the exons ATGAACGGCTTTAGCACGGAGGAGGACAGCCGCGAAgggccccccgccgcccccgccgccgccccgggcTACGGCCAGAGCTGCTGCCTCATCGAGGACGGCGAGCGCTGCGTCCGGCCCGCGGGCAACGCCTCCTTCAGCAAGAGGGTCCAGAAGAGCATCTCGCAGAAGAAACTCAAGCTGGACATCGACAAGAGC GTAAGACACCTGTATATCTGCGACTTCCACAAAAATTTCATCCAGAGCGTACgaaataaaaggaagaggaagacaagTGATGATGGCGGAGATTCTCCTGAGCACGATACTGACATTCCTGAG ACTGTCAGCCGACACTTCAGGAACATACCTGTGAATGAAAAAGAGACGCTCGCCTACTTCATTTACATGGTGAAGAGTAACAAGAGTCGGCTGGACCAGAAATCAGAGGGCGGCAAACAGCTTGAGTGA
- the SAP30L gene encoding histone deacetylase complex subunit SAP30L isoform X1 — MNGFSTEEDSREGPPAAPAAAPGYGQSCCLIEDGERCVRPAGNASFSKRVQKSISQKKLKLDIDKSVRHLYICDFHKNFIQSVRNKRKRKTSDDGGDSPEHDTDIPEVDLFQLQVNTLRRYKRHYKLQTRPGFNKAQLAETVSRHFRNIPVNEKETLAYFIYMVKSNKSRLDQKSEGGKQLE, encoded by the exons ATGAACGGCTTTAGCACGGAGGAGGACAGCCGCGAAgggccccccgccgcccccgccgccgccccgggcTACGGCCAGAGCTGCTGCCTCATCGAGGACGGCGAGCGCTGCGTCCGGCCCGCGGGCAACGCCTCCTTCAGCAAGAGGGTCCAGAAGAGCATCTCGCAGAAGAAACTCAAGCTGGACATCGACAAGAGC GTAAGACACCTGTATATCTGCGACTTCCACAAAAATTTCATCCAGAGCGTACgaaataaaaggaagaggaagacaagTGATGATGGCGGAGATTCTCCTGAGCACGATACTGACATTCCTGAG gTTGATCTGTTCCAGCTGCAGGTGAACACTCTACGGCGTTATAAACGACACTACAAATTGCAGACCAGACCAGGCTTCAATAAGGCCCAGTTAGCAGAA ACTGTCAGCCGACACTTCAGGAACATACCTGTGAATGAAAAAGAGACGCTCGCCTACTTCATTTACATGGTGAAGAGTAACAAGAGTCGGCTGGACCAGAAATCAGAGGGCGGCAAACAGCTTGAGTGA